TCATCACAGGAAACTGGCAGTCCCCAACAGAAGGGTCCTCATCTGTCACCATAGCCAAACCAGAAAAATCACAGGTCCACCTAATCTGGCCATTGACCTGATAGTACATGTTAAAAGCATAAGAAGCATTCTGATGCACACTCAGATTATTACAAGAACATCCATAACCCAAAGCAGTGCAATCTGACAAGCTACAAGCATAATCAATGTTCTCTGGCAATTCATCCAAGTATTTGATATCTGAGTTCAGAACACACCACCTTTTCAGCATATATTCCACTCCATCCACAGCCACCAATCCTTTATTTTTCCTTGACCCAGATAAGTCAAGCCCATACTTTGGCTTCCCATCATACTCAAATATCCCCCAGTGCCTCTCAAAGTTCCCAGGCTCAACACTCTTGGCATTCTCATCAATGAGACTAAACAGATAAATCTCTATCTTGCCATTCCGAGCTGGGGTTCCGTTCCCACTCAGAGCATGCTGCAGCATTCCCTGATTGAACCTTTTGGCGTTTTTTATGTTGGCATGTTTGTCACCATCAGTTGGCCAACCAACTTCTCCAACTATGATCTTCGTGTCAGGAAAACCTGCTTTGTTTAAGGCTGCAACAAGGGTGTCAAAATTCGCATCGAATACGTTCTTGTATACTCTATCACCATCTCTAAGAGGCTTGAAATTCTTCCCATCAAAGAAAGCAAAGTCCAAGGGGAAGTATTCATCACTATAGAGACTAAGAAAAGGGTAGATATTGACAGTGAAGGGAGCATCATTGACATGGAGGTACTGGACTAACTCAATTGTTATGTCTCGGATTTCAGCGCGGAAATCTCCAGCAGATGGAACCGGGTTTGAATCAGGAGAGAAGTAGATGTCTGCATTGAGAGGGACAGTTGCTTTGACCCTTGACCCCACACCTTGATCATTTAGAGCTTGCTGAATGTTCTTAAGAGCTGGCAATGTAGTATGTAGATAAGCACCATTGTATGCTTCAAGGAATGGTTCGTTTCCTACAGCAACATACCTGAAAACACCAATTGCCATCACAACTTTAGTGCTTTCTTAACAAAGAGCAAACCGTCCAAACAACTAGTATTAGAACTGTGTAGAAGTACAAGTCTTCATAATTTAATGCGCTAATCATTGCCCTGCATTTTGTTTAACCAAAATCAAAGAGTTGGACGGTATGTGTCTCATAAAGAGACTGGATATCCTAGACAAACTTATCCTACCATGCCCACAAGCCCACAAGTCCAATACAAAGTTTAAGCCTCTCAAAAAGGAATCTTCAGACATTAATAACGGTCTTTAATAGGTGAATTTATATGAAAAAAGGGGAATGATATATTAAAACAAGGATTGACTATTTTCCACAATCAGGGGTTGATAGTCTTGTTCCAAGATTTgagggagaaaataaaaaaaaactcaccatttAATGTATAATGGGAAACTAGTTTACCATAAGAGGAAAACCAATTACCCAAACATGATCGCATTCGGGGATTTTAAATAGAAGAGGGTTTCAGAGTGAAAATTAGTAGAACACTTGATGCGCAAAAAAATAGGAAGGTCACACACACACACTCATGATGTAGCCTTAATATGAAACTATGTTACTAAACCTGATATTGACTCCACCAGTGTACAAGTAACTGGTCACATTGGCTTCAACCCAAGAAGCGGCAGCCTTAGGATCATCACTCATTTCTTCTAACAACCGGTTGGGTATGGCCACCATGACCTCAATATGAGTCCCCATTAGAGCCGCCAAAATCCATTCATCGGCCTCGAACAGTTTCAGCTTTGTGAACCCATTTTCCTTGAGCATCCGAACTATCTTTCTAGGTGGAATTTGGTTACTAGCTAACGTACCCCAGTTCACTCCAACCCCTGAACCAGTCGATACCATGGCCATAAAAACAACAAGAACGACTAAGGTTACAATGACTAATTTTTCTTGTGACATTTTGGACACTTTTTTTAAGAGGTGATATCTTTGGTGGGTTTTTTTTACAAATAAAGAAAATATGTAAATCTTTCTTGAACAAAGAGTTTACAATGATTAAaaggagagaaggagaagaaagggGGAAATATTTTGGTTGCTATGCTTCAAATTTATAAGCATCAAAAGTTTGTGATCGTTGTATGTAATTTTTGGAACCTTCATGGGGAAGGTGAATAGAAAGGAAAGATTCGTTCCTTAATTCAGTTATAGTACACAGCCATTTGTCAATTCTTTCTTACCTACGtgatttttttttagataaaGGCCAGTAGCCTACAAGAATAACACTCAATCTTCAAAAGTTCTAACACTAATTTTTTTATACAATGATATACATTTTAGTTTTATGAAAAATCtaacaaatttttaagaaattaagaATAATTTAGAACGTTAAAATCaagatttaaatattatattgcACCTATATTTGTTTCGTTTTTTATATGCCACTAAAAAagttatttgacatatgatatctatattctaaattatttagaattttttaaaaatttatgaaaaatttTCTATAACTATTCTATACACTATCCTAACAAAAAAGAGTTTAtaacttatatatatacaaaaaaaaaaaatcctatccGTAAGCACATTTTCAAGATTCCCAATATAAAAGCTCccgtatataaaatatataatttggaAAGAGAGTACATTCATATTGCCTTTTTCCACTTTAGTCATAAAATGCCTTTCCAGCCAAATTTTACGTGTtaatttgctttttttttttattattattatttctggTTGTTCTGTATTTCGCTAAAAGTTTGCACTTTAATTACTTAATACCATTTACTTTCTTAGTGTCATAACCGTGGACGTCAGAAGCAAATTAACAAGCCTTAGCATGGTCAGATGGTCATAAAAGGTATCATACGTAGTATGAGCTCTGAAATAGTGCATTccaaagaaaaggaaaaggaaaagaaaaaaaaagtggatCCTGTTGTAATAATTTATTAtgactatttttttatatatatattttgtatgcaGTAGAATTTATTACTATTTGGAACGAAAAATGTAATAAAATTATAATCTTAATTATAAGGTTATTGTCTGGTCAAATGGCATGCGGAGAAATTTCAGAAAATTAGATAATAAACATTAAAAGACAAAACATTGTAAGATTTATAGGTTACCATaatatactttatatatatatatatatttatacatatatcaTCACCAACAACATGTTTTGCACGAACTAATTGTGCACAAAATCAAGCCTATAAACAGGCACAACAACAAAGTCTATACAAACATGAGGCATGCAAAAGATGACACAAAATCTCTAAGACACTACACGATCACACCATTAATAAGAGTTCTTATTTGTTTTGAGGTATCTAACCAATTGGATGTCTCTTTGTTTTAAAACTAGTTCTCTTAGTTAAAATTTTAAGAATCTTCTAATAAAAGCACTTTAATACTTAATATCCTAATTGTAGTCCAATATATTATAATGTGGCAAAAGTCTTCCTTCTGAAATGCAAGTAAATAAAGAAACAATATTTTGAAATGCAATTAAAATCCTTATGaattcaatttaaatgaagaaaatccTACTAGCATGCAATTAGAACTTTATAGAAAGatcaatttaaataaagaaaCAATCTTTCTTAAATGTAATTAAACATTTCTATACCATTGGTATTCAAAATTTTAAAGCGTATAAAAAGTAAGAGCAAATTATATTCTAGATTTTATACTAAAGACATTCCTATTTTTCCTCCACAATAATTAAGACAATCGATCCCACAAGGCCTTTTATTTTTCAATAGACAAATTTTAGtttagaaattaaaagaaaacatacaTTTTAGCTTTAGCAATATCAAAGAGAAGATCATGAAATTTCTTAATCTTACAATCAACCCCAAATCACAAGTTGATCGAATATCCGTCGCGTACCCTTGGCTCAGTCCAGTAGTCTCCCCACATCAGATTTACATAAAGTCTATGTTTGAACCTTATGAAAGATGCAATTGAACCTTACTAAAGATGCACTTGAAACCTTATGAAAAATGTTATTAGTTATTAGTAGAATTTGAGTGTGAAATCGAGTCTATTTAGAATCACATATCGAAGTCTCCCCACATCATATATATCGAATTAGGACAGGAGGAATTACTGAGAGACCTGTGGAcaaattatgatgtgaatggggGGTTCAACAGCAGCTTTTATTGGAAAAGTTTTGTAAGAGAAGCACCCAAACAACTCGGCATATAGCCTTATCATATGTTTATTACATGTTGTTTATCAACCACTATATATAAtacgatatttatttatttttcagtgCCGACATTTTTTTGTTTAGCTAGACAAAGATTTCCACTTCAGAATGCTTTGACATAAATACCAAATATTAGTTCATTCATTCAAACCTTTCAGTTTTCAGTGCTAATCTTTCATACAGGTTACACAAAATGTCAAAAACCAATCTCCTTGTCCCTTTTTCAACCAGAATTGAACAAACATTATGTGAGAATCTGGAAAAATATTGCCAAGGACGGATCTCGCTACATACTAGAAAGATGTTAATCGCCGCATGGAAACTACCTACCATATGAACCATCAAACATCATCACTCGTGTTAGACAACCTTAAACTTACGAAACTGAAAAGGGTTGAACCGTTTTTTCATTGCTTTCAGAGTTGTACCCCATTGAATTCAGGCAAAATTGAGTTTTCTTCAAAGATATTTCTTGTATGCATTTTGGCTCGTCTTTGTTTGCTCAATAGATTGGAACTTGGAAGCATTTAAACCGGTAACTTTAAAAGCCAGTGGGCCAGAATGCCATTAAACCATCCCTGCAATGTTAAGATCCGTGAATGTTTAACCATTGCCTCGGTACGCTTTCACACTAAACATGAATCTGGAAGCCTGAAGCTTAAGCAAAACATTGACTGCACAACAAAGGTACAAAAAGAACAGCCAATAAGTACCCAAGCAAGTACTGTCTCCATGGTgcaaaaataagaaaagaaacaaaagaaaatgtCGTTCAAATGGTGGTACCTTGTTTGGAGCAACGTCCCTGACCTTATGAAATATTGGATCTTGTATAGAGGAACCTAAGGCAGCCTCAGCCTCCTGAACAGTAGTTGGAAAAGCAATTTACATCAAAGCAATGGAGAAACCATTTTAGAGCATTAAAAATAATTTCCCACATAACATGAATAAAAATGGTCGAATGCAATATTACTTACTGAAATAATATACTCTTGGGTTTCATTTGCCCGTATAAAGCAATAGCAGTGAATCCAAGGAAGATCACCCTTCCAATATTTCCTCTGTATTATGCCCCTAAACGCATCTaatgacccaaaaaaaaaaaagaaaacaataagAGGTTGGTTCTATTATTTGAAGTTTGTGAGGATAGAATTTAAGGGTTCTGTGTTCCACTACATAAATGATGAATAGTGCAGAGCATCTGTACCTAAAAACTGAAGAGCGGAAGCAGGTAGATTCATTATAACATGATCAACATGTTCCCAAGTCTTAACGCCGACAACCTTTGAGCCTCGTAATCTCTTATTCTTGCTTCCTTTTCCCCTTCCAGCAAGAGAAGGATTAGTGCTGCAAGTGCTTCCATTTCCTGCAGAGAACATATAGTTAAGACTGTAAATCCCGCATTTTTTGGTCAGGAAAACATTAATTAGATAGGCAACAAACTCCAGCAATGCTTAAACTTCACAAATGCACCCTATATTAAGCATCACATATACACCCgatatataattaagaaaagagCATAAATTCATTAGTAGTCAAAGTCCTGTTTGTACCGTCCTTACCTTCTTGACAATCATCTGAAGGTCTTTTAACTGCAACTACAGATGCATCCACAGTATTACCTGAGCCTTCTTCACTCTCGAATTTATTCTCAACACCATTTGGTAATTCTTTCACCTCAACTACAAGGAACAGAAAAATTTACTTGACATGTGCACTAATATTTTTTACCTACCACAAGGTTGTACTCACAAATCGCATTACCAGTTAGCTTGCTGTATTCTGATTCTGATTCCTGATTGATAATTCTCTGCTGTTCACTTGATTTTGGGGCAGAGGTATGGTTCAATTCTATCTCAATTTCGGGTACAGTCATCATTTGAGAAATGAATTTTCTTGCATCAGTGTTGTAAGGGTGGACATAATCATCAACCTTGTTAACTTCAGCATTAATCTTCAGATAACGAACACTATCTGGATTTAGGTCATTTGCAAAGACTATGCATTCTTTCTGCGCTGCAGGAATGGCAAAAGGACCAATGCCGGCAAACATGTCACAAATAATTTGCCCTGCCTGAAATTGAGAAACCAGCCTAATGTGTTCATGTTCCAATCTCGAATTCCAGTATACCAAGCCATAATCAAGCTTGAAAGTCGATCCATACTGCTTCACTTCTGTAACCATATCATTCTCTCCTGCTAGAACTTCAAATTTGGGCACGCGGAATTCATTTGAGATTGTACCAACTTTATTAACAATAGTTTTGATTCTAGGATAATTTTTCTgccaatataaatataaaaaattgaatCATTACAAAAAAGTAGTTAAACGCACTATAAGCACAGAAAAAGGGACTCTCAACTATGCGCTTATGACTCATGACTCAAAGGGGAAGATGAAAACAACATTAGACACCAAAAGTATAAGAGACTCATACTCTTGGTTAATCAAAGCTTGTCTTCACTTTACAAAGAATGATTTTAATACCAAACAAAGATTCGTCAATTCAAAAAGGAAGAACTGTATCACTAGCAAACAAAACAAAACTGTACAGAAGTTGTAAGCTCAAGTATCTTGCTGTACTTTCGCAGTGGCACAAAAATAGAAAAAGTTTGTAAAGATGTAAAGTCAGAAGAAGTAATGGAAATATACATCATATATAACTTTTGCTATAACACCCTGATAGGCCCGAGATCGGTTTTACTTACGTTAGGAGGGGTAAACGGGTCAATGGGCAAGCATAGTAGGGTTGGGTCTCTTGTATGTGAAGGTGGGTAGTTTGGTAATTGCTGAGTTAGTTAGTGGTGAGCTGATATAGTATTCGAGTGTGAGAGGGAGGGTATGCTAGAGCTTGTATTTGCTTTCTTGCATTAGGAGGGACCCAAGCTCTCGAATACCTGTGGGTTGTACTTGGTGTTtctatttgttttcctttttggATTGAATAACATCTCTCTCCATATCCAAACCTACTGCTATTTGTGTACTGTTCCATTGCTCTAATTCACTTGCAGATAGTCGGAGCATatcaagtggtatcagagctgtCCAGTCTTGTGGATGCCGGTGCCGACTCGGATGGAATCCTGAATTGACTCTGTGGAAGGTGATGTCGGTGTCTTGAAGGAGACTGTTCAGTCCCATTCCCACGATTTGGTTGTGATTACTCAGAAGTTGGATCTGGTCCTCAAGGGGCAAGCCTTCATTGCGTTTGAATTGGCCAATCGTGGCTCGAGTCCTGGTCCCTGTGCCCCCGGCAATGGGCCACCTTCGTTGGGGTCGACTCACGGCAGTGGCACGCTTGAAGCGTCGGAGGGTCGTCGTTCCGAATTTTGAGCTCGAAAGATTGAACTTCCCGTGTTCTCAGGTGGGGACCCCGATGAATGGACTTACCGAGCTGATCGGTACTTTCGGTTGCAGTGGCTGTCAACGGCATAGCAACTGGAGGCAGCAATGATGTGTCTGGAAGGGGCGGCTCTGTATTGATTCCGTTGGGAGAACCTACGCCACCCGATTGGTACTTGGGAAGAACTTAAGGCGCTGCTCATCCGTCAATTTCGTCCAGCCAATGAAGGGATGGTGTTCAATCGGTTCTTTGGACTTTGTAAAATATGGTGAATGAATTGTATTTTATTCAATAGAATAGTATGTATTTATATACAAAATTAGGGAGACTAAATAGGAAACTAACTAAATACAATTAACTCTAATTTCTACAACTAATATACAGCTAATATAttctaacactccccctcaagctggagcaTAAATGTTAATCATACCCAGCTTGTTACAAAGATAATCAACCCGCACCCCATTCAAAGCCTTTGTAAAAATATCTCCTAATTGTTCTCCAGTCTTCACATATTCTGTGGAGATCAGGCCTTGTTGAATTTTCtcacgaacaaaatgacaatcaatctCAATGTGCTTAGTTCGCTCGTGGAACACAGGATTTGAGGCAATATGAAGAGCAGCTTGATTATCACACCACAATTTTGCTGGAACTGAAGTCTTAAACCCGAATTCAGTCAAAAGCTGATAAATCCATACTATCTCACACACAGACTGTGCCATAGCTCTATATTCTGATTCTGCACTGGATCTAGACACAACATTTTgcttcttactcttccaagaGATTAGATTGCCCCCAACAAAGACACAATAACCTGAAGTGGATCGTCTATCTACCTTGGagcctgcccaatctgcatcagagAAACACTAAATCTGGGTGTGTCCATGATCCTTGTAAACAATACCTCGTCCTGGTGCTTCTTTCAAGTAACACAAAATTTGCTCTAATGCTGCCCAATGATGAATTGTTGGAGAAGACATAAACTGACTAACAACACTAACGGAGAATGCAATATCTGGACGAGTCACAGTTAGATAATTCAACTTTCCAACCAATCTGCGATATTTCTCAGGATCTTCAAATGGTTCCCCATCACGTGTAAGATGCACAGCTGGATTCATTGGAGTACTACAAGGTTTTGCTCCCAATTTTCCTGTCTCAATTAACAAATCAAGTACATACTTTCTTTGAGACAGAAAAATACCTTGTTTACTCCGAGTAACTTCTACTCCCAAGAAATACTTGAGCACCCCTAAATCCTTCGTGTGAAACTGGGTATGAATGAAAGATTTAAGGGATGAGATGCCTCCAGTATCATTTCCAGTAATAacgatgtcatccacatacacaactaACAAAATGATACCAGCAGTTGATCTTTTATAGAACACAGAATGATCTAACTTACTTTTCAACAAACCAAATTTCTCAACAGCCTGACTAAATTTACCAAACCAAGCACGAGGACTTTGTTTCAACCCATATAAAGATTTGCGAAGACGACAAACTCGCCCTAACTCCCCCTGAGCAACAAACCcaggaggttgctccatatacacTTCTTCCTCAAGATCTCCATGAAGAAAAGCATTTTTAATATCAAGCTGATGCAAAGGCCAATGATGAGTAGCTGCCATGGAAATGAATAGTCGAACAGATGTGAGTTTAGCAACAGGAGAAAAAGTATCACAATAGTCCACTCCATAGGTTTGAGCATAACCCTTGGCAACAAGACGGGCTTTTAAGCGAGCAATTGTTCCATCTGGATGGACTTTAACCGTaaacacccatttgcaccctatggCCCGTTTGCCTGAAGGTAAATTAACCAAGTCCCAAGTACCATTCGCAACTAAAGCATTCATCTCTTCTATCATTGCAGCAAGCCAACCAGGATGAGACATGGCTTCACGAACAGTTTTAGGAATAGTGATAGAATCAAGAGAAGCAATAAAAGAGCAAGAAGAAGATGACAGatgattataagaaacaaaagaagaaataggataTGTACATTGACGTTTACCTTTACGTAGTGCAATGGGAAGATCATCGTTGAGTTCCGAATCTGATGATGATGATGCAGGTGCAGGACATGAAACAGGAGGTGGACGCCTGGAGTACACTATAATAGGAGGCTTAGGAGGTGGTGTAGGCATTGCGGGAGCTATGACCGAGGTAGGTGAAGGAACAAGAGACTCATCAGAACATGTATCGGGCGCAGCCGTTGTGACAGAATATACCAACAAATCATCATCATCCCCATGACGAGTAGGAGTAGGTGAAGATGAAAAATAAGGTGTATTTTCCACAAAAGTAACATCAATAGACACAAGATATTTGTTAAGATCAGGACAATAACACCTATACCCTTTCTGAAGACGAGAATAACCAAGAAATACACACTTTAATGACTTAGGATCTAATTTGGTGACATGTGGACGGACATCTCGAGCAAAACAAACACTGCCAAATACCCGATGAGCAACTGGAAACAATGACTTAACAGGAAAAAGAATTTTAAATGGGATCTCACCATTAAGTACTGAGGATGGCATGCGATTAATAAGAAAGCAAGCTGTGGAAACTGCATCGGCCCAAAAAGGTTTGGGAACTTTCATTTGAAACAAGAGGGCACGTGCAGTTTCAAGAAGATGTCTGTTTttacgttctgctacaccattttggggTGCAGTATCAACGCAAGAAGTTTCATGAAGCATGCCATTAGAGATCATATAAGATTGAAATTGAGCAGATGTGTATTCCTTGGCATTATCACTTCGCAAAGTACGAACATGCacattaaattgattttgaaTCTTAGCACAAAAAGCACAAAATATAGGAAACAACTCGGaacgatttttcattaaatataaccaagttacacgagaataatcatccacaaaagtaacaaaataccTGAATCCAGGTTTAGACAAAATAGGAGAAGGACCCCATACATCAGAATGAACTAACTCAAAAGGAACACTAGCACGTTTATTGACTCTAGGACTCAAACTAACACGATGATGTTTGGCAAACTGACACGACTCACAATCTAATGAAGACACCTTACTATATTGGGGACAAAGCTTCTTGAGCAAAGGAAGGGATGGATGGCCCAAACGACAATGAGCCTCAAAAGCGGAAGCGACACTCGGACAAGCAATAGGAGTTGAGGACAGTGGATCAAGAACATACAGGCCGCCAGATTCATGTCCTTTACCAATAATCTTCTTCGTCATAAGATCCTGAAATAAACAATGATCGGGAAAGAAAGAGATGCAACAATTCAAATTACGAGTGAGTTGACTAACAGAAAGCAAATTAAAGGATAAATTAGGTAAATGTAAGACTGATGACAAAGTAAGCAAAGGTGTAGGAGTAACAGTGCCAGATCCAAGAACAGAAGATGGTGATCCATCAGCTAAGGTAACAGAAGAAGTGGGACTATAAGACTGAAAAGTGGAAAAGAGACTGGAATTACCTGTCATGTGAtctgtggcaccagaatcaatgacCCATTTCGAGGATGTGGAAAGAAGGCATGCATTAGATTTACCTGAATCAGCAATTGCAGTGACAGAAGGAGATGAAGACTGGAGTGATTCTTGGTACCTTGAGAACTTGGCAAATTCATCCGCAGAAATAGTGACCGATCTATCAGGTGCATCACTAGTGTTTGCAACATTAGCATAGTGTTTTTGCTGATTTTTAAATTGTAGCTTCTTACACTCGAACTTGGTATGGCCTGGTTTCTTACAATAGTTGCACATAATGCTCCCGGATTCCGGTGTTCGATTGTCAGGCCTTTGGGAATTGCCTCCTTTGGAACCACTTGGAGTAGAGTTTCTCCATGGTGCATGATTATTATGACCAACCAAAGCACTATTAAGAGAAACAGATGGAGTAGTTTCTGTACGAAGAACACGGCTAAAGACATCTTGTAAAGAGGAGACATCAGACCCAGAAAGAACCTGTGACTTTGCAGAGTCAAAGTCAGATGAGAGTCCTGCTAGAAAGCTCATGATAGCCATCTGCTCTCGCTGGCGCTGTTGAACCTTCACATCAGGACTAAATGGCAACAACACATTAAGCTCTTCGTATGTCCTCTTAAATGTCATAAAGTAGTTCATAAGAGACTGATCTTGTTTCTCCGCGCGGTAAAAGGCTTTGCAAACATCATGCATACGAGATAGATTGCCTTTTCCAGATTACAAAACCTCCAAGTAATCCATTAGTTCTTTAACCAATTCACAATGATTAATTAAACTAATTACCTCATTATCAATAGAATTTCGAATTTGAAGAAACAAGCGAGCATCCTCACGTAGCCACACTTTTCGTGAATCGTCTTTTTCTTTGGGAGGATCATCAGTCAAGTGATCATCTTTGTCAATACTCCTTAGATAAAGTCGAATCGTCTTACTCCAATCCAAATAATTCGACCCAATCAATTTATGGTCCGTGATTTTAGACATCACGGGAACCACATCAGAAATAACTAGTGGTTTTGGATCTGATTTCACCTTTGCCATAACCTCAAAAACAAATATCGAAAGAGACAAAACAGAATCGAACAACGAAGAACAAGTAAAGAACACCCAGATACGAAGAAGTGAGAAATACCAAACTACAACCTGAGACAGATGCGAGTAGGCTCAAGAGGAGTCGAGAAACAAACCGGAGATGATTTGCCGTCGAAATCCCCGTCACACGCGCCTCCACGCGCCGACGCGTGGGGTAGGTGGCAGAAGGAACAAGCGGCGCGTGAGCCACACGCGCGAGGAATCCGGTGACCGGACTTTGGGGTTTGGCAGATTGGCGGCTGGGTAATCTTTCTGAGTGGGCGGTGAGAACAAATAATCACTCTAAAGATGGTTTCCGAAAAAGAACCCTAATTGAAAAACCCCAATTTGTGATGAACCCTAATTGAAAAAACCCTAATTTGTAATGAACCCTAATTTCGAATTTCGAATTCCCAATCCCAAAAtcagctctgataccatgtaaaaTATGGTGAATGAATTGTATTTTATTCAATAGAATAGTATGTATTTATATACAAAATTAGGGAGACTAAATAGAAAACTAACTAAATACAATTAACTCTAATTTCTACAACTAATATACAGCTAATATATTCTAACAGACTTCAACAGGTCTCCACCGTGCAAGGGTACCGACAACAATTCGAGATGCTTGCCTCCACGATGGGTGTTGTCTTGAACGTCTACTTTCATCAAAGGCCTAAGGATGGAGATTCAAGGCCCACTCCGAATTTTGGAGCCCACTGGGTTGGTCAAGACCATGGAGTTGGCTGAGGCCATAGAGGCCAACTAAGCTTTGGTCCGGGCCCATCGAATTGGTCCAAGCAAAGTCAACCCAACACAACCCTTGGGTACGTTGCAAGTGTCGAGGTCGAAGGGTACCTTCTCTTCGTCTTCCTCCAAATTGTCTTCTACGCCCACTCTCACAACGACTTATCGACAGCTAACTGAAGTTGAAGTCCGGGACCGGAAAGCACGTGGGGTATGCTTTAAGTGCAAGGGGAAGTGGCATAGGGGCCACGAATGCAAGTTTCCCGAGCTCCAGATTATTATTCTTAAAGATGAGGACTCGGAAAAGAGTGAGGATTACCCTATTGAGGAGTCCCTGGGTTTGCGCTCTCCAACCACGCCGGAAGCCCAATTGGTTGAGGTTTCCTTCAACTCTGTGGTCGGATTGACATCTCCTAAGACAATGAAGTTCCTCGGCAGCATCAATGGTCATGAGGTGGTGGTTCTCGTTGATAGCGaagccacccacaacttcattaCTTTTGAGCTAGCTTCCAAATTGTCTCTACCCATTTTTTCGACTGATTCGTATGGTGTTTAAATGGGGACGGGTCAGGCAATCAAGGGAGAGGGTGTTTGTCACACAGTACCCCTAGTGTTGCAGGAGTTGTAGATCGTGGATGATTTCCTTCCGCTACCTCTCGGGAGTACCGATGTTACTTTGGGCATACAGTGGCTGGAGACATTGGGAGGCACTTACCATCATTGGAAATATCATATTATGAAGCTTAATGTTAGTGGCAAGGCCATCACTCTTTGAGGT
This genomic interval from Humulus lupulus chromosome 8, drHumLupu1.1, whole genome shotgun sequence contains the following:
- the LOC133796992 gene encoding retrovirus-related Pol polyprotein from transposon RE1 isoform X2 yields the protein MLDESKFDLNLKLWALRIPRQLCKVATRSLNGYLLDKPRVKPITEDPTCEKNRYMILSESVQNSDLSDIPNDKLEELRGLCEIDVVPYTLTLGYSYWGADHILKQILPTGVEVPSSFETIGHIAHLNIHDELLPFKDVIAKVIYDDLMTKKIIGKGHESGGLYVLDPLSSTPIACPSVASAFEAHCRLGHPSLPLLKKLCPQYSKVSSLDCESCQFAKHHRVSLSPRVNKRASVPFELVHSDVWGPSPILSKPGFRYFVTFVDDYSRVTWLYLMKNRSELFPIFCAFCAKIQNQFNVHVRTLRSDNAKEYTSAQFQSYMISNGMLHETSCVDTAPQNGVAERKNRHLLETARALLFQMKVPKPFWADAVSTACFLINRMPSSVLNGEIPFKILFPVKSLFPVAHRVFGSVCFARDVRPHVTKLDPKSLKCVFLGYSRLQKGYRCYCPDLNKYLVSIDVTFVENTPYFSSSPTPTRHGDDDDLLVYSVTTAAPDTCSDESLVPSPTSVIAPAMPTPPPKPPIIVYSRRPPPVSCPAPASSSSDSELNDDLPIALRKEKLS
- the LOC133796992 gene encoding retrovirus-related Pol polyprotein from transposon RE1 isoform X1 gives rise to the protein MHDVCKAFYRAEKQDQSLMNYFMTFKRTYEELNVLLPFSPDVKVQQRQREQMAIMSFLAGLSSDFDSAKSQVLSGSDVSSLQDVFSRVLRTETTPSVSLNSALVGHNNHAPWRNSTPSGSKGGNSQRPDNRTPESGSIMCNYCKKPGHTKFECKKLQFKNQQKHYANVANTSDAPDRSVTISADEFAKFSRYQESLQSSSPSVTAIADSGKSNACLLSTSSKWVIDSGATDHMTGNSSLFSTFQSYSPTSSVTLADGSPSSVLGSGTVTPTPLLTLSSVLHLPNLSFNLLSVSQLTRNLNCCISFFPDHCLFQDLMTKKIIGKGHESGGLYVLDPLSSTPIACPSVASAFEAHCRLGHPSLPLLKKLCPQYSKVSSLDCESCQFAKHHRVSLSPRVNKRASVPFELVHSDVWGPSPILSKPGFRYFVTFVDDYSRVTWLYLMKNRSELFPIFCAFCAKIQNQFNVHVRTLRSDNAKEYTSAQFQSYMISNGMLHETSCVDTAPQNGVAERKNRHLLETARALLFQMKVPKPFWADAVSTACFLINRMPSSVLNGEIPFKILFPVKSLFPVAHRVFGSVCFARDVRPHVTKLDPKSLKCVFLGYSRLQKGYRCYCPDLNKYLVSIDVTFVENTPYFSSSPTPTRHGDDDDLLVYSVTTAAPDTCSDESLVPSPTSVIAPAMPTPPPKPPIIVYSRRPPPVSCPAPASSSSDSELNDDLPIALRKEKLS